The following coding sequences lie in one Silene latifolia isolate original U9 population chromosome 5, ASM4854445v1, whole genome shotgun sequence genomic window:
- the LOC141657332 gene encoding uncharacterized protein LOC141657332 isoform X2 produces MEEESVSVAWNWVIEALAGSDLVDAALLYELCPRILGDTDSGIAAREAAALTCLQALYPSPERDVTDSQFCLHPAQSCQHFLHRILLETGNLQKDASNDLKCSVQTFVNHKKASFPNSTLQLLKDIILQGNHSVFNEISGLVFGDQCGVDVPSSKFGHPMYPQSTSVKMPHPSETFHQQVITCNPASEINDQLKDVRIFNTSSGQSKTSINGPCSDNHMEGVDTSASPDLDNIGPPTKKLKLQNQCGNQTIGGESSEKIVGETFKENDHLPGESSDNGAAMSKAIFSGSQCVFSEDSVRLIDTEANICMKCNEGGRLLSCCGSTCPLHFHETCLGCFVSFDDCGDFYCPICAYSRAAADFVKAKERESLARKELALFIGGGSNDQLKHNHNKSSDDVLDQQIHENRENVAALQDDADAIQVAKSH; encoded by the exons ATGGAAGAGGAGTCAGTTTCAGTTGCATGGAATTGGGTGATAGAAGCCCTAGCAGGGTCAGACCTTGTGGATGCAGCTCTTTTATATG AGTTGTGTCCTCGCATTTTGGGCGATACTGATTCTGGAATAGCAGCTAGGGAAGCTGCTGCTTTGACATGTTTGCAAGCTCTCTATCCTTCCCCTGAACGTGATGTTACCGACTCCCAATTTTGCCTTCATCCTGCCCAATCCTGTCAACATTTTCTTCACCGCATTTTGCTTGAG ACTGGTAATCTGCAAAAAGATGCATCCAACGACCTGAAATGTAGCGTTCAAACTTTTGTCAACCACAAGAAAGCTAGCTTTCctaactccactttgcaactg TTGAAGGATATAATCTTACAAGGTAACCATTCTGTTTTCAACGAGATCAGTGGACTTGTATTTGGAGATCAATGTGGAGTAGATGTACCCTCGTCCAAATTTGGTCATCCAATGTACCCCCAGTCAACCAGTGTTAAAATGCCTCACCCTAGTGAAACCTTCCACCAACAAGTTATCACATGCAATCCTGCATCTGAGATTAATGACCAGCTCAAAGATGTCAGAATCTTCAACACAAGTTCAGGGCAGTCCAAAACTAGTATAAATGGCCCCTGTAGTGATAACCATATGGAGGGGGTTGATACTAGTGCATCACCTGACTTGGATAATATTGGCCCCCCAACAAAGAAGCTTAAATTGCAAAATCAGTGTG GGAACCAAACAATTGGTGGAGAGTCATCTGAGAAAATTGTTGGCGAAACTTTTAAAGAAAATGATCATCTTCCAGGGGAGTCATCTGATAATGGTGCTGCCATGAGCAAGGCTATCTTCTCAGGCTCTCAGTGTGTCTTTAGCGAAGATTCCGTCAGACTGATCGACACAGAGGCAAACATCTGTATGAAATGTAATGAAGGTGGCCGATTGTTATCTTGCTGTGGTAGTACCTGTCCTTTACATTTTCATGAGACTTGCCTTGGCTGCTTTGTGAGCTTTGATGATTGTGGAGACTTTTACTGTCCTATCTGTGCATACAGTCGCGCTGCCGCTGACTTTGTAAAGGCAAAAGAGAGAGAGTCTCTTGCGAGGAAAGAGCTCGCCTTATTTATTGGAGGGGGATCTAATGACCAGCTAAAGCATAATCACAACAAATCCTCGGATGATGTCTTGGACCAACAAATACATGAAAATCGAGAAAATGTAGCAGCTTTACAGGATGATGCTGATGCTATACAAGTTGCTAAATCTCACTAG
- the LOC141657332 gene encoding uncharacterized protein LOC141657332 isoform X1 translates to MEEESVSVAWNWVIEALAGSDLVDAALLYELCPRILGDTDSGIAAREAAALTCLQALYPSPERDVTDSQFCLHPAQSCQHFLHRILLETGNLQKDASNDLKCSVQTFVNHKKASFPNSTLQLLKDIILQGNHSVFNEISGLVFGDQCGVDVPSSKFGHPMYPQSTSVKMPHPSETFHQQVITCNPASEINDQLKDVRIFNTSSGQSKTSINGPCSDNHMEGVDTSASPDLDNIGPPTKKLKLQNQCGMPPNQQDSVSCNVTKFPDDIEDESNIPLNKGNQTIGGESSEKIVGETFKENDHLPGESSDNGAAMSKAIFSGSQCVFSEDSVRLIDTEANICMKCNEGGRLLSCCGSTCPLHFHETCLGCFVSFDDCGDFYCPICAYSRAAADFVKAKERESLARKELALFIGGGSNDQLKHNHNKSSDDVLDQQIHENRENVAALQDDADAIQVAKSH, encoded by the exons ATGGAAGAGGAGTCAGTTTCAGTTGCATGGAATTGGGTGATAGAAGCCCTAGCAGGGTCAGACCTTGTGGATGCAGCTCTTTTATATG AGTTGTGTCCTCGCATTTTGGGCGATACTGATTCTGGAATAGCAGCTAGGGAAGCTGCTGCTTTGACATGTTTGCAAGCTCTCTATCCTTCCCCTGAACGTGATGTTACCGACTCCCAATTTTGCCTTCATCCTGCCCAATCCTGTCAACATTTTCTTCACCGCATTTTGCTTGAG ACTGGTAATCTGCAAAAAGATGCATCCAACGACCTGAAATGTAGCGTTCAAACTTTTGTCAACCACAAGAAAGCTAGCTTTCctaactccactttgcaactg TTGAAGGATATAATCTTACAAGGTAACCATTCTGTTTTCAACGAGATCAGTGGACTTGTATTTGGAGATCAATGTGGAGTAGATGTACCCTCGTCCAAATTTGGTCATCCAATGTACCCCCAGTCAACCAGTGTTAAAATGCCTCACCCTAGTGAAACCTTCCACCAACAAGTTATCACATGCAATCCTGCATCTGAGATTAATGACCAGCTCAAAGATGTCAGAATCTTCAACACAAGTTCAGGGCAGTCCAAAACTAGTATAAATGGCCCCTGTAGTGATAACCATATGGAGGGGGTTGATACTAGTGCATCACCTGACTTGGATAATATTGGCCCCCCAACAAAGAAGCTTAAATTGCAAAATCAGTGTGGTATGCCGCCTAACCAACAAGATTCTGTTTCTTGTAATGTTACTAAATTTCCTGATGATATAGAAGATGAATCTAACATTCCACTGAACAAAGGGAACCAAACAATTGGTGGAGAGTCATCTGAGAAAATTGTTGGCGAAACTTTTAAAGAAAATGATCATCTTCCAGGGGAGTCATCTGATAATGGTGCTGCCATGAGCAAGGCTATCTTCTCAGGCTCTCAGTGTGTCTTTAGCGAAGATTCCGTCAGACTGATCGACACAGAGGCAAACATCTGTATGAAATGTAATGAAGGTGGCCGATTGTTATCTTGCTGTGGTAGTACCTGTCCTTTACATTTTCATGAGACTTGCCTTGGCTGCTTTGTGAGCTTTGATGATTGTGGAGACTTTTACTGTCCTATCTGTGCATACAGTCGCGCTGCCGCTGACTTTGTAAAGGCAAAAGAGAGAGAGTCTCTTGCGAGGAAAGAGCTCGCCTTATTTATTGGAGGGGGATCTAATGACCAGCTAAAGCATAATCACAACAAATCCTCGGATGATGTCTTGGACCAACAAATACATGAAAATCGAGAAAATGTAGCAGCTTTACAGGATGATGCTGATGCTATACAAGTTGCTAAATCTCACTAG
- the LOC141655278 gene encoding ATP-dependent DNA helicase PIF1-like has product MHGLLETDNSIEQCLAEVVQYQMPAALRRLFATLLIYCQPNNPRFLWDKFYASLSEDYAFASSGIAASNLAGGRTSNSRFKIPLDIENNPSSQISKQSSLAELIRACSLIIWDEAPMAKRNSIQYFENTLRDVYSSTELFGGKIIIFLGDFRQVLPVIPKSTLQEAINSSFVMSPLWPQLERIHLTVNMRATRDPAFCNSVLSVGDGSHPYENGKDVKLPRPIVISAIEESILIEQLIDSIYPDIQQISTNPSVTTERAILTPKNDDTQMINSILVSRQEGDAFIYRSFDEAADIATEQYPEEFFNTLQPNSLPPHQLVLKINSPIILLRNLDSTSGLCNGTRLIFKAFDRNVIDAEIEVE; this is encoded by the exons ATGCATGGATTGCTTGAAACAGACAACTCAATTGAACAATGCTTAGCTGAAGTAGTGCAATATCAAATGCCAGCAGCGCTTCGCAGATTATTTGCAACTTTACTCATTTACTGTCAGCCAAATAATCCAAGATTTCTGTGGGATAAATTCTACGCTTCATTGTCCGAAGACTACGCAT TTGCAAGTTCAGGTATAGCGGCATCTAATCTTGCAGGCGGAAGAACTTCAAATTCTCGGTTCAAGATCCCTCTTGACATAGAAAATAACCCAAGTTCTCAAATCTCGAAGCAAAGTTCTTTAGCAGAACTAATTCGAGCATGTAGTTTAATCATTTGGGATGAAGCTCCCATGGCAAAAAGAAATTCAATTCAGTACTTTGAAAACACTTTGCGTGACGTCTACTCAAGTACAGAATTGTTCGGCGGAAAAATAATCATTTTTTTAGGAGACTTTCGACAGGTACTGCCTGTTATACCAAAAAGTACATTACAAGAGGCAATCAATTCGAGTTTTGTTATGTCTCCGTTGTGGCCTCAACTCGAAAGAATTCATTTAACGGTTAATATGAGGGCTACGCGTGATCCTGCTTTTTGCAACTCCGTTCTAAGTGTTGGTGATGGCTCTCATCCTTATGAAAATGGGAAAGATGTAAAATTACCAAGGCCGATTGTCATATCTGCAATAGAAGAATCGATACTAATTGAACAGCTCATTGATTCAATTTATCCAGATATACAGCAAATTAGTACGAATCCGTCTGTAACAACCGAAAGAGCAATACTTACTCCAAAAAATGATGACACACAAATGATAAATTCTATATTAGTTTCTCGACAAGAAGGTGACGCGTTTATCTACAGGAGCTTTGACGAAGCTGCAGACATCGCGACAGAACAATATCCAGAGGAATTTTTTAATACACTACAGCCTAACAGTCTCCCGCCGCATCAGCTGGTCCTCAAAATAAATAGTCCTATTATTTTGCTGAGAAACTTAGATTCTACCTCCGGTCTTTGTAACGGTACAAGACTAATTTTCAAGGCATTTGACAGAAATGTTATTGACGCCGAAATTGAAGTGGAATAG
- the LOC141655279 gene encoding uncharacterized protein LOC141655279 yields the protein MYIKIEITRLDYIRNNQNIIRVDLYQGIIDSYNSGMTRGANIGRLFILPASFIGCDRDFRRRYLSSMTVVQRYGKPDIFLTITCNPRWPEIERELLPFEEAQNRPDLVSRVFRAKLLELKKDICIPQIFGTAAGYVYVVEFQKRGLPHAHFLIILYSDSKIRMPDQYDDFVCAELSDAAENPHLFSAVVRHMMHGPCGRDNPTNPCIRDGNCKNHYPREFADTTTNGRDSYPIYRHRRTGIQVTVRRSRLNNRWVVSYNTFLLGKYDCHLNVEICSTIKAVKYMYKYVYKGHDRIYFAVTDPSSSGHESFDEITSYQSARWISPPEAAWRIFGFHLNEIHPNVVPL from the coding sequence ATGTATATCAAGATTGAGATAACAAGACTTGATTACATAAGGAATAATCAGAATATAATTCGTGTGGACCTATATCAAGGAATAATTGATAGTTACAACTCAGGAATGACTCGCGGTGCAAATATTGGCAGACTTTTTATACTACCTGCTAGCTTTATTGGGTGTGACCGTGATTTCAGACGCCGCTATCTTAGTTCTATGACGGTTGTACAGCGCTATGGAAAACCAGATATATTTCTAACAATTACGTGCAACCCTCGATGGCCAGAAATTGAAAGAGAATTATTGCCTTTTGAGGAAGCGCAAAATAGACCTGATCTTGTTTCTCGCGTTTTTCGAGCAAAACTTTTAGAGTTAAAGAAGGACATTTGTATTCCTCAAATATTTGGTACTGCTGCTGGTTACGTTTACGTCGTTGAATTCCAAAAGCGAGGGCTCCCACATGCACATTTTCTAATAATTCTGTATTCTGATAGCAAAATAAGAATGCCCGACCAGTATGATGATTTTGTTTGTGCGGAATTGTCTGATGCTGCTGAAAACCCTCATCTTTTCTCTGCAGTTGTTCGTCATATGATGCATGGTCCATGCGGTAGAGATAACCCTACTAATCCTTGCATACGAGACGGTAATTGTAAGAACCATTACCCTCGTGAGTTTGCGGATACAACAACAAATGGTCGTGATTCTTATCCTATTTATCGTCACAGGCGTACGGGTATTCAGGTGACTGTACGTAGATCAAGGCTTAATAATCGATGGGTTGTTTCGTACAATACATTCTTATTGGGCAAATATGACTGTCACCTAAACGTTGAGATATGTTCTACAATTAAAGCAGTTAAGTATATGTACAAGTATGTATACAAGGGGCATGACCGTATTTACTTTGCTGTTACTGATCCTAGCAGCAGTGGACATGAATCATTTGATGAGATTACCTCCTACCAATCAGCTAGGTGGATTTCCCCACCAGAGGCAGCTTGGAGAATTTTTGGATTCCATTTGAACGAGATACATCCTAACGTTGTTCCGTTATAA